TCGTAAATTCCTAAATAAGATAACAGATTATGAGAAGGAGGAAATGGAATCTAAATTAATCAGTATGAAATCAAGATTACAAAGTGTTAAGAATAAAGATTTAGAGCGTAAAATTGTCAAAGaatatgaagatgaaattaatcGTAATAATAGTACAAGATATCATTTGAAGGATAGTGAGAAAAGGAAAGTTAttcaaaaatggaaatttgATCATATGAAAGCCAAACAACGTGAGAAAGTTAtggaaaggaaaagaaagaagagattgggtaaagaatttaaacaatttgaatttcatcaaaataataaataatttaaatcaaGCAATCGCGTGTAAAACTCTTTAAATAAACGAGAAATGTATTTACATGTTTTCTTTTGCAGATGCTACGTATgtacttatatatatatatgagaATATAATCGGTTAAGTTATAGTTTAGCTTGAAAGGTAGCTGTCGGTTTAATATCTTTACCATTTTTCTCAAGCCATTCTTTGATGGAACCGGGATAAATCCCTGTATTTTCATAACCATAAGATCTAGCTAATTCCTCTGCAGTTTGAGCTCTTATACCCTTTTGacaaaagaatattaattcattatttatagGCGGTTTTTcgaaatggaaaatatcaaagaatTCATCAGATGATAAACTTAGTGCACCAGGAGCAGTTTTCAAAGGGATGTTAATTGCTGTAGGCATGGcatattctttcaattcttcaggTTCCCTTACGTCTACTAATGtttttgattcaattgGTTGTTGtactaattttttaatttgattaaaGTCATAGATTTTTGGAGATTTAGTGGAGAATGTTCTTAAGAGGAGAGAAGTTGGACGAGAGGACGATTGTCTCAAGATTGCGGTTCTTCCAGTGATCGTTCTCAACATTTCCTTGATGACTTGATAAAGCTCTAGTTTGTATTCTTGTATTGGAGGCTTCCCCCCATGTATGTAATTGATGGTCAGATCCCATTCATAATAAATGTTCTTCTATAAAGCGATGACTTATTTATATGATTTCTAAGAATCGGGCGCACCCACAAAGGGAGGAATAAAGGAAAAGGTACATAAACATATGAaatctatatataattaaaagaGGGTTGTAGAGCATAATGGAAgattattagaaaaaagCAcagatatattttattcGGATTTGGTTTATCTAGAGTactaatatataaatagcaatataatataatcatACCGTTAATCAAATTGTCCTTGGCTGGTTTTAGCAACACAAAGTGTTTTCTTGAATCTTCAATCATTCTGAAGTAAAACAACCCACAACCGAGGGTGAATAATGTAGAGTATAGATTGATAGATTATGGGAACTGTTAAGGCTTTGAAGCCAAATGGGTTgtttatactatataaagTTGGATACGCTTGTAGCTTCCATCCAAGAGCTGTAGCTTAATATAATGTAAAAGAGatagaaaaaatcaatggGACAAAATATGTTATTTTTAgtcaatattttgaagtGGGTTTTTTAATTACAAAAGTTAtaataaggaaaagaatattcaaaaatcattatcaatC
The Naumovozyma dairenensis CBS 421 chromosome 5, complete genome DNA segment above includes these coding regions:
- the RDL2 gene encoding thiosulfate sulfurtransferase RDL2 (similar to Saccharomyces cerevisiae YOR286W; ancestral locus Anc_8.747), which encodes MLRTITGRTAILRQSSSRPTSLLLRTFSTKSPKIYDFNQIKKLVQQPIESKTLVDVREPEELKEYAMPTAINIPLKTAPGALSLSSDEFFDIFHFEKPPINNELIFFCQKGIRAQTAEELARSYGYENTGIYPGSIKEWLEKNGKDIKPTATFQAKL